The Parabacteroides sp. AD58 genome includes a window with the following:
- a CDS encoding lysophospholipid acyltransferase family protein, translating to MWTRIQYILIYGWIKIHALLPMRLLYVLSDFLYLIISWVIRYRVPVVRKNLKSSFPDKSEEELRQLEKAFYHHFADYIVETLKLAHISLQELQERAYVQNPELIDKLMDNGHPCCLFLMGHYGNWEWYSGSNSRFKDARLYQIYRPLNNKAVDKIFIHLRTKFGSLGIPKNDTGREVVRLVRNKVRSGVVFLADQTPSPSNLHYWTNFLNQDTSVLTGAERLARKLNTPVVFLDVQMVKRGYYTLEIQLITENPKETPENWITEEYARCLEKSILRKPEGWLWTHKRWKYKRSDAVIHHGNN from the coding sequence ATGTGGACGCGTATACAATATATATTAATTTACGGATGGATTAAAATACATGCACTGCTGCCTATGCGGCTTTTGTATGTATTATCTGATTTTCTCTATTTGATTATTTCTTGGGTAATCAGATACCGTGTTCCTGTTGTACGTAAGAATTTAAAGTCTTCTTTCCCAGATAAAAGCGAAGAAGAACTTAGACAGCTGGAAAAGGCTTTCTACCATCATTTTGCTGATTATATTGTGGAAACACTTAAGTTGGCTCATATCTCTCTTCAGGAATTGCAGGAAAGAGCTTATGTCCAGAATCCTGAACTCATTGATAAGTTGATGGATAATGGACATCCTTGTTGTTTGTTCCTGATGGGACATTATGGTAATTGGGAGTGGTATTCGGGCTCAAACTCTCGGTTTAAAGATGCCCGTTTATATCAGATTTATCGCCCATTAAATAATAAGGCGGTTGATAAGATATTTATACATTTACGGACGAAGTTCGGCTCGTTGGGTATTCCTAAGAATGATACAGGCCGTGAAGTGGTACGGCTTGTAAGAAATAAAGTCAGATCGGGAGTTGTATTCTTGGCAGACCAAACACCAAGTCCAAGTAATTTACATTACTGGACAAATTTCCTGAATCAGGATACTTCTGTCTTGACTGGAGCAGAACGGCTAGCCCGGAAGTTAAATACACCTGTGGTCTTTCTGGATGTCCAGATGGTAAAGCGTGGCTATTATACTCTCGAAATCCAATTAATTACTGAGAATCCAAAAGAGACTCCTGAAAATTGGATTACAGAAGAATATGCTCGGTGTTTGGAAAAAAGTATTCTGCGTAAACCGGAAGGATGGCTTTGGACGCATAAGCGGTGGAAATATAAACGAAGTGACGCTGTGATACATCATGGAAATAACTAA